The stretch of DNA AGTATTCGGTATCGCCCTTGGCGAGCTCGTTCCAGACGATGACCATCGCGATGCAACGGGCGAGTCCGATCATGATCAAGCCGACCATGTACTCCGGGTAGCCGCGCAGGAAGACGACGGCCAATACGAACATGAGGATGGGGCCAATCACCCAATTTTGGATCAGCGAAAGGCCGAGGACGCGGACGTTTCGGAACACGTCGCCGAGTTCTTCGTAGCGGACCTTGGCGAGTGGCGGGTACATCATGAGAATGAGGCCGATTGCGATCGGCACGTTGGTTGTGCCCGCCTGGAACCGGTTGATCACACCTTCCACGCCTGGGACAAGGTATCCCAGCGCGACACCGGCCGCCATCGCCGCGAATATCCACACGGTGAGATAGCGATCGAGAAACGAGAGTTGTCTTGAGGTGTGCGCGGACATTTTACTCCCCCGAGTTTGACGCAGCGGCGAACGACTCCGGCAAGGATTCGACGAACCGGCGGATTTCGTCGCGCACACGGCGGTAATGCCCGAGCGCCTCTAGTTCGGACTGCGCTGTGGCGGCGAGCCGCGGTGGATCATCGAATGGAACGTGGTAGCGGCGGGTCTGGCCGGGAAAGACCGGACACGCTTCGTTCGCGTTATCGCAGACGGTCACGACCCAGTCGAAAGCTATTCCGTTCAGATCGTCGAGTGTCTTCGAATACTGGCGCGAGATGTCAACGCCCGCCTCTTTCATCACGGCGACCGCCAGCGGATTCAGGCCGTGCTTTTTCGTTCCGGCCGAATATGCGTCGATTTCGTCTGGCCTGAGATGGCGCGCCCAGCCTTCGGCCATTTGGCTGCGGCACGAGTTGCCCGTGCAGAGAAAAAGGACCTTGAGTTTGTGGCGGGTGCTACTCATTGGCGGCCTTCTTGCGCCGAGGCCGTTTCGGCGGGGTGGCGCCGCACGCCGCGTTGGCGACAAGGCGGCCGCACAACTCGGGTTTGCCGCGGCAGCAGTCTTCGGTCAGGAATTGCAGGAGTGCGCGCATGCCCTCGACGTGGACAGAATAGATGAGCGACCGTCCGTCGCGCCGGCAACGGACCATTCCGGCGCGTGCGAGGTGTGCGAGGTGGAACGAGAGGGTTGGCGCGGGAACGCCGAGGGCGTCGGCGATTTCCCCCGCTGTCAGGCCGTCGGGCCCGGTGCGGACGAGGGTCCGGTAGATGCGCAGGCGGGTTTCCTGCGCGAGGCTCGAGAGGGCATCCAGTGCATTTTTTATTTTCATGTTTCTAAAAATATCAAATTATTTGTATTGTGTCAAGATCGACGGGGGGGCGTTGGGGATGGAGCAGTCGTCATGCGCCTGGTGGAGCGCCGGGGGACCATGAAGAGTCAAAGCGGAGCTTTTCAAACGGCGTTCGAAGACGAGCCGCCGTTGGAGCGCGTTACGAAGTGGAAACTTCGTAACGAGTAAGATTATTGGCATAGTGTCAAGATCGACGGGGGCGTTGGGGGTGGAGCAGTCGTCATGCCCCGTGGTGGCGCGTCGGGGAACCATGAAGAGTCAAAGCGGAGCTTTTCAAGAGCGCGTTACGAAGTGGAAACTTCGTAACGAGTAAATTGGCCTGGTGTCAACATAGTGGGGCGTTGGGGATGGAGTAGTCGTTATGCGCCTGGTGGAGCGCCGGGGGACCATGGCGAGTCAAAGCGGAGCTTTTCAAGAGCGCGTTACGAAGTGGAAACTTCGTAACGAGTAACGCTTCGTAACGAGAAGAAACGGGTGTGGTTGCGCTATCGCGCGGGTGGACCGTAGCCGCCGGCGGGCTTGCCGGCGTTGTCGAGTTTGCCGCAGGCCCAGAGCACGCCACGGGTGACGAGGTCGAGGTAGCGTTCGTCGGCGACGGTCTCATTGTTGTGGGCGAGCGTGGTGGAGAACACGCGGGCTTTTTTGTCGCCGTATTCGCTGGTCCAGACGATTGCGGCTTCGGTGTAGTTAGGTTTGTCGTTGGGCTCTTGCGAACCGCGGGCCAAAACGTGTGTGCCGTCGCGGACGACGACGTTGTTGTAGAGTTCTTCCTTGATGGTGGTCCAATCCGTGAGGCCCATTGTGACGGGGTGCGACTTGTCGGAGTAGACGACGGCAATGGGTTTCTGCGGGCCGTGGCCGGAGGATTGGACGCCGAGGTAGTCGAACCAGAGCGATTCGCCGGTGCCGGGATCGACGGGGACTTTCACGTCGGGCGCGGTGCGGTAGCTGTGCATGGCGCAGTGGAGGTTTACTGCGGGAATTCCCGCGCGGTGCGGTGCAAGCACGCATTCGACGACGGCCGTGTCTTTAATGTCGGCGGCGCATTCGTCGTGAATGACGACGTCGAACCCGTCGGCGTAT from Candidatus Hydrogenedentota bacterium encodes:
- a CDS encoding helix-turn-helix transcriptional regulator — its product is MKIKNALDALSSLAQETRLRIYRTLVRTGPDGLTAGEIADALGVPAPTLSFHLAHLARAGMVRCRRDGRSLIYSVHVEGMRALLQFLTEDCCRGKPELCGRLVANAACGATPPKRPRRKKAANE
- a CDS encoding arsenate reductase ArsC, with the translated sequence MSSTRHKLKVLFLCTGNSCRSQMAEGWARHLRPDEIDAYSAGTKKHGLNPLAVAVMKEAGVDISRQYSKTLDDLNGIAFDWVVTVCDNANEACPVFPGQTRRYHVPFDDPPRLAATAQSELEALGHYRRVRDEIRRFVESLPESFAAASNSGE
- a CDS encoding ThuA domain-containing protein is translated as MPYRTRIHIAVAVFAAIFIIGTLHPARAEEKAPIRALLILGGCCHDYATQKDLLKTGIEDRANIQVEVVYSPDKSTAPPLEIYGNAKYADGFDVVIHDECAADIKDTAVVECVLAPHRAGIPAVNLHCAMHSYRTAPDVKVPVDPGTGESLWFDYLGVQSSGHGPQKPIAVVYSDKSHPVTMGLTDWTTIKEELYNNVVVRDGTHVLARGSQEPNDKPNYTEAAIVWTSEYGDKKARVFSTTLAHNNETVADERYLDLVTRGVLWACGKLDNAGKPAGGYGPPAR